The following are encoded in a window of Corynebacterium marinum DSM 44953 genomic DNA:
- a CDS encoding NAD(P)H-dependent glycerol-3-phosphate dehydrogenase, producing MVERVREQRVVKVAIMGAGSWGTTLGKVFADGGNTVTLWARRPELARQIQKTRANPDYLPDIKLPDSVTATDDPALALAGADIVVFAVPSQTMRDNLKVWTPLLPPDSTLVSISKGVETGTHLRMSEVIAEITGAGTNRIAVLSGPNLAREIAQEQPAATVIACADENRAKLVQAAAGTPYLRPYTNTDVVGVELGGACKNVIALACGMSAGLGFGENSMATLVTRGLAEISRLGEALGADPRTFAGLAGLGDLVATCTSPLSRNRSFGVRLGEGGTLAEAKKATHGQVAEGVISSNSIFQLAEAHKVEMPITEAVYAVCHRGLDVRDMIAALMGRSRKAEYNPVG from the coding sequence GTGGTCGAACGAGTGAGGGAGCAACGCGTGGTCAAGGTCGCGATCATGGGCGCAGGTTCGTGGGGCACCACCCTGGGCAAGGTGTTCGCCGACGGCGGCAACACCGTCACCCTGTGGGCGCGCCGCCCCGAGCTGGCGCGGCAGATCCAGAAGACCCGCGCGAACCCGGACTACCTCCCGGACATCAAGCTCCCGGACTCGGTGACCGCCACCGACGACCCCGCCCTGGCCCTGGCCGGTGCCGACATCGTGGTGTTCGCCGTCCCCAGCCAGACGATGCGCGACAACCTCAAGGTGTGGACCCCGTTGCTGCCCCCGGACTCCACCCTGGTGAGCATCTCCAAGGGCGTGGAGACGGGCACGCACCTGCGCATGAGCGAGGTCATCGCCGAGATCACCGGCGCCGGCACCAACCGCATCGCGGTGCTCTCCGGCCCGAACCTGGCCCGGGAGATCGCCCAGGAGCAGCCTGCCGCCACCGTCATCGCGTGCGCGGACGAGAACCGCGCCAAACTGGTCCAGGCCGCCGCCGGAACCCCTTACCTGCGCCCGTACACGAACACCGACGTCGTCGGCGTGGAACTCGGCGGCGCCTGCAAGAACGTCATCGCCCTGGCCTGCGGCATGTCCGCGGGCCTGGGCTTCGGCGAGAATTCCATGGCGACCCTGGTCACCCGCGGCCTGGCGGAGATCTCGCGGCTGGGCGAGGCACTCGGCGCCGACCCCCGCACCTTCGCCGGGTTGGCCGGCCTGGGCGACCTGGTGGCCACCTGCACCTCGCCGCTCTCGCGCAACCGTTCCTTCGGCGTCCGCCTCGGCGAGGGCGGCACGCTGGCGGAGGCCAAGAAGGCCACCCACGGGCAGGTGGCGGAGGGCGTGATCTCCTCCAACTCGATCTTCCAGCTGGCGGAGGCGCACAAGGTGGAGATGCCCATCACCGAGGCCGTGTACGCCGTGTGCCACCGCGGGCTGGACGTGCGCGACATGATCGCCGCACTGATGGGTCGTTCCAGGAAAGCGGAATACAACCCGGTAGGCTGA
- a CDS encoding D-alanine--D-alanine ligase family protein yields the protein MEQPQRITVGVIYGGRSSEHSVSCVSAGAVMSHLDTGRYAVVPIGITPEGMWTAGESDPNALMIRDGRLPSVEPGAELALSLNPADRGLVRNLATGAEHARLDVVFPVLHGPFGEDGTIQGLLELAGIPYVGTGVLSSACGMDKEFTKKLAAAEGLPITAEVILRGTGTDLDEAQRDLLGLPVFVKPARGGSSIGVSRVSDWADLPAAVELARESDHKVVVEAEIIGAEVEVGVLEHPDGSLVASVPAKLNNTGDSDEGFYGFETKYLDNVVTPTIPAPFGEETNDLIRAMAVDTFRALNCQGLARVDFFLTDAGPVLNEINTMPGFTPISMYPQMFAASGVPYEELLDILVATALQSERR from the coding sequence ATGGAACAGCCACAGCGCATCACGGTCGGGGTCATCTACGGGGGACGCAGCAGCGAACATTCAGTGTCCTGCGTGTCTGCGGGTGCGGTGATGTCGCACCTCGACACGGGCAGGTACGCGGTGGTGCCCATCGGCATCACCCCCGAGGGGATGTGGACTGCGGGGGAGTCCGACCCCAACGCACTGATGATCCGGGACGGGCGGCTGCCGTCGGTGGAACCCGGCGCGGAGCTCGCCCTCTCGCTCAACCCGGCCGACCGCGGCCTGGTGCGCAACCTCGCCACCGGCGCCGAGCACGCGCGTCTTGACGTCGTCTTCCCCGTCCTCCACGGCCCCTTCGGCGAGGACGGCACCATCCAGGGCCTGTTAGAGCTCGCCGGGATCCCCTACGTGGGCACCGGGGTGCTGTCCTCGGCGTGCGGGATGGACAAGGAGTTCACCAAGAAGCTCGCCGCGGCGGAGGGCCTGCCCATCACCGCCGAGGTGATCCTGCGCGGGACGGGGACCGACCTCGACGAGGCCCAGCGCGACCTGCTGGGCCTGCCCGTCTTCGTCAAGCCCGCCCGCGGCGGCTCCTCGATCGGGGTGTCCAGGGTGAGCGACTGGGCGGACCTGCCCGCAGCCGTGGAACTGGCCCGGGAATCGGACCACAAGGTCGTCGTCGAGGCCGAGATCATCGGCGCCGAGGTGGAGGTCGGTGTGCTCGAGCACCCGGACGGCTCCCTCGTGGCCTCCGTGCCGGCGAAGCTCAATAACACCGGCGACTCGGACGAGGGCTTCTACGGTTTCGAGACCAAGTACCTCGACAACGTGGTCACCCCCACCATCCCGGCGCCCTTCGGCGAGGAGACCAACGACCTCATCCGGGCGATGGCGGTCGACACCTTCCGCGCCCTGAACTGCCAGGGCCTGGCTCGCGTCGACTTCTTCCTCACCGACGCCGGCCCCGTGCTCAACGAGATCAACACCATGCCCGGCTTCACCCCGATCTCGATGTACCCCCAGATGTTCGCCGCCTCCGGGGTGCCCTACGAAGAGCTTCTCGACATCCTCGTCGCTACTGCTCTGCAGTCCGAGCGGAGATAA
- a CDS encoding DUF3515 domain-containing protein: protein MSSTYQPSRSGRTAIYLSLVLAVALVLGVVVGAKLVFDRAAKQPVAMSDLPAPLADSPECADFIAGLPDELIGHDRAEIAEPAPDGVAAWASSSVERVTLRCGVDLPLQYTDYAPTETIDGVEWLLITDATPGSTLASWFTVDRTPVVAVTADEESLGRADNPVEDLGASALPAAGHEPFPAPLSQLAAGDGARCGDLLDNLPDTLAEEYSRIDVAEPLTAAWAANGLEPVVLRCGVAPPENYQPGIQLNQVNDIVWFEDTTLANGTTSSTWFALGRDVDIAVSVPQETGNAAVVALGEVISARTAEQ from the coding sequence ATGAGCTCCACTTATCAACCTAGCCGCTCCGGACGAACCGCCATCTACCTCTCCCTGGTGCTGGCGGTGGCGCTGGTCCTCGGTGTCGTCGTCGGCGCGAAGCTGGTGTTCGACCGCGCCGCCAAACAGCCCGTGGCCATGAGCGACCTTCCTGCGCCGCTGGCTGACTCACCGGAATGCGCCGACTTCATCGCCGGACTCCCCGACGAACTCATCGGCCACGACCGCGCCGAGATCGCTGAGCCCGCCCCCGACGGTGTCGCCGCCTGGGCCTCCAGCTCGGTCGAGAGGGTGACGCTGCGCTGCGGCGTCGACCTGCCGCTGCAGTACACCGACTACGCCCCGACCGAGACGATCGACGGCGTCGAGTGGCTGCTGATCACCGACGCCACCCCCGGTTCCACCCTCGCGTCCTGGTTCACCGTGGACCGCACCCCGGTCGTCGCCGTCACCGCGGACGAGGAGTCCCTGGGCCGCGCGGACAACCCGGTCGAGGACCTCGGAGCCTCCGCGCTGCCGGCGGCCGGCCACGAGCCCTTCCCCGCGCCGTTGTCGCAGCTCGCCGCCGGGGACGGCGCCCGGTGCGGGGATCTGCTGGACAACCTGCCGGACACCCTCGCCGAGGAGTATTCGCGTATCGACGTCGCCGAGCCCCTCACCGCCGCGTGGGCCGCCAACGGCCTCGAGCCGGTCGTCCTGCGCTGCGGCGTCGCCCCGCCGGAGAACTACCAGCCGGGCATCCAGCTCAACCAGGTCAACGACATCGTCTGGTTCGAGGACACCACCCTGGCCAACGGCACCACGTCATCGACGTGGTTCGCCCTGGGCCGCGACGTCGACATCGCCGTCAGCGTCCCGCAGGAGACCGGCAACGCCGCCGTCGTCGCGCTGGGCGAGGTTATCTCCGCTCGGACTGCAGAGCAGTAG
- a CDS encoding thiamine-phosphate kinase, translated as MNWKSIERDGVTIFPAHYSGPTLGEVGEHRAIEAIITAAPSSRNGDDAAVLNHASPNSRAVATTDMLIEGRHFRADWSTPEEIGQKAIVQNFADIEAMGARPIAALLAIAAPPHTPVSYIRGIAAGINERVGEYSAELVGGDLTSGDHLVLSVTAIGSLGGSRPELTLDRARPGQRVVAHGSIGWSAAGLALLERFGRDAVPEQFTPLVEAHCAPRLNPGRGVIARATGATAMTDNSDGLIADLGTIARRSGVGIDLHSADVAPAPLVAEAAELLGADPWEWVMSGGEDHTLLATTAGDPPSGFRSIGRVVRGDGVTINGEDPKYTHGWVSF; from the coding sequence ATGAACTGGAAGTCTATCGAAAGGGATGGCGTGACCATCTTCCCCGCCCACTATTCCGGCCCGACCCTCGGGGAGGTCGGCGAACACCGGGCGATCGAGGCGATCATCACCGCCGCGCCCTCGTCCCGCAACGGCGACGACGCCGCCGTCCTCAACCACGCCTCGCCGAACTCCCGGGCGGTGGCGACGACGGACATGCTCATCGAAGGCCGCCACTTCCGGGCGGACTGGTCCACGCCGGAGGAGATCGGACAGAAGGCGATCGTGCAGAACTTCGCCGACATCGAGGCCATGGGGGCCCGGCCCATCGCCGCCCTCCTGGCCATCGCCGCCCCGCCGCACACCCCGGTGTCCTACATCCGCGGCATCGCGGCGGGCATCAACGAGCGGGTGGGGGAGTACTCCGCGGAGCTCGTCGGCGGGGACCTCACCTCCGGGGACCACCTTGTCCTCTCGGTCACCGCCATCGGCTCCCTCGGCGGCTCGCGCCCCGAGCTCACCCTCGACCGCGCACGGCCGGGGCAGCGGGTCGTCGCCCACGGCAGCATCGGCTGGTCCGCGGCCGGCCTGGCCCTGCTGGAACGATTCGGGCGGGACGCCGTGCCGGAACAGTTCACCCCGCTCGTCGAGGCCCACTGCGCCCCCCGCCTCAACCCCGGCCGCGGCGTCATCGCGCGCGCGACCGGCGCGACCGCCATGACCGACAACTCCGACGGCCTCATCGCCGACCTGGGCACCATCGCCCGCCGCTCCGGGGTGGGCATCGATCTCCACTCCGCCGACGTCGCCCCGGCACCGCTGGTGGCCGAGGCCGCCGAGCTGCTGGGCGCCGACCCCTGGGAGTGGGTCATGTCCGGCGGGGAGGACCACACCCTGCTGGCCACCACCGCCGGGGATCCGCCCTCGGGTTTCCGCTCCATCGGCCGGGTGGTGCGCGGCGACGGCGTGACCATCAACGGCGAGGACCCGAAATACACCCACGGATGGGTGAGTTTCTGA
- a CDS encoding uracil-DNA glycosylase: MGEFLTMLPVHSTWRPALAPVEDQIHELGDFLRTEPDYLPAGGDILRAFQDPFDEVKVLIVGQDPYPTPGHAMGLSFSTRPGVRPLPRSLANIYRELNSDLGLPIPEDGDLSAWSRQGVLLLNRVLTVRPGEPASHRGKGWEQVTEAAIRALVDRRRPLVAILWGRDAQTAGRFLGDTPRIESAHPSPLSASRGFFGSRPFSRANELLVSAGSEEVDWRL; encoded by the coding sequence ATGGGTGAGTTTCTGACCATGCTTCCCGTGCACTCCACCTGGCGGCCGGCCCTCGCCCCCGTCGAAGACCAGATCCACGAGCTCGGCGATTTCCTGCGCACCGAACCGGACTACCTTCCCGCGGGCGGCGACATCCTGCGCGCCTTCCAGGATCCCTTCGACGAGGTCAAGGTGCTCATCGTCGGCCAGGACCCGTACCCCACCCCCGGCCACGCCATGGGGCTGAGCTTCTCCACCCGCCCCGGGGTGCGCCCCCTGCCGCGCAGCCTGGCCAACATCTACCGCGAACTCAATTCCGACCTGGGCCTGCCGATCCCGGAGGACGGCGACCTCAGCGCCTGGTCCCGGCAGGGGGTGCTGCTGCTCAACCGGGTGCTCACCGTCCGGCCCGGCGAACCCGCCTCCCACCGGGGAAAGGGCTGGGAGCAGGTGACGGAGGCGGCGATCCGGGCGCTCGTCGACAGGCGACGGCCGCTGGTGGCCATCCTCTGGGGACGCGACGCCCAGACCGCCGGCCGTTTCCTCGGCGACACGCCACGCATCGAGTCAGCACACCCCTCCCCGTTGTCGGCTTCCCGGGGCTTCTTCGGGTCCCGGCCCTTTTCCCGGGCGAATGAGCTGCTCGTGTCCGCCGGGTCAGAAGAGGTGGACTGGCGGCTGTAG
- a CDS encoding DAK2 domain-containing protein: MSHPRELNGSRLHDWAARAVAELSARRAEINALNVFPVPDADTGSNMAHTMEAALAESGRLAGEPSVGEVARALAVGSVRGARGNSGLVLSQVLRAIANSTNHGNVDGTCIAESLTLAVQLVDRAIAEPVEGTVITVLRAAAIAAEAAEAAGSDLHEVVSSAVDAARTALANTPSQLDVLREAGVVDAGGAGFVVLLEALLAEIEGAAAAASTAPEPGSVGPQLEVMFFFDGDLGTLESALAGLGDSLVIARAEETSGRVHIHSHTAGRVIEKAFAQGGVSDLRIEVLPDAPQVATPRRVVVAVTPPGSVADLYREAGAVVVAPGEDVVSDILSGVRNSSAQELILLPNGLLDHRQLVSVERATHAFEQSITIVPTGRLVSGIAALSVHDAQAPVGVAAYTMSEAAASMRTATLSAEDITTTVEDAVEAACRTLLAEGGEHVILLTGTQVDVEKLDEALRVDVMAYPADGLGHLVEIGVE, from the coding sequence ATGTCCCATCCGCGAGAGCTCAACGGCAGCCGACTCCACGACTGGGCGGCCCGGGCCGTGGCCGAGCTGTCCGCCCGCCGCGCGGAGATCAACGCCCTCAACGTCTTCCCCGTCCCGGACGCGGACACCGGCTCCAACATGGCGCACACCATGGAGGCCGCCCTCGCGGAATCCGGCCGGCTGGCGGGGGAGCCCAGCGTCGGGGAGGTCGCCCGCGCACTGGCCGTCGGCAGCGTCCGGGGGGCGCGGGGCAACTCCGGGCTCGTGCTCAGCCAGGTCCTGCGGGCCATCGCGAATTCCACCAACCACGGCAACGTCGACGGCACCTGCATCGCCGAGTCGCTCACCCTGGCGGTGCAGCTGGTCGACCGCGCTATCGCGGAGCCCGTCGAAGGAACCGTGATCACCGTCCTGCGGGCCGCCGCGATCGCCGCCGAAGCCGCTGAAGCCGCGGGCAGCGACCTGCACGAGGTCGTGTCCTCCGCGGTCGACGCCGCCCGCACGGCGCTGGCCAACACCCCCTCCCAGCTCGACGTCCTCCGGGAGGCCGGGGTCGTCGACGCCGGGGGAGCGGGCTTCGTCGTTCTGCTGGAGGCCCTGCTCGCCGAGATCGAGGGGGCCGCAGCCGCCGCATCCACCGCCCCCGAACCGGGCTCCGTCGGCCCGCAGCTGGAGGTCATGTTCTTCTTCGACGGCGACCTCGGCACCCTCGAGTCCGCCCTCGCAGGACTGGGCGACAGTCTCGTCATCGCGCGCGCCGAGGAGACCAGCGGCCGAGTGCACATCCACTCGCACACCGCCGGCCGGGTCATCGAGAAGGCCTTCGCCCAGGGCGGGGTCTCCGACCTGCGGATCGAGGTGCTTCCCGACGCCCCCCAGGTCGCCACCCCGCGCCGCGTCGTCGTGGCGGTCACCCCGCCCGGCTCAGTCGCCGACCTGTACCGCGAGGCGGGCGCGGTCGTCGTCGCGCCGGGCGAGGACGTCGTCTCCGACATCCTCTCCGGGGTGCGGAACTCCAGCGCGCAGGAACTGATCCTGCTGCCCAACGGGCTGCTCGACCACCGCCAGCTTGTCTCCGTGGAACGGGCCACCCACGCCTTCGAGCAGTCCATCACCATCGTGCCCACCGGGCGGTTGGTCTCCGGCATCGCGGCCCTGAGCGTCCACGACGCGCAGGCTCCCGTCGGGGTGGCGGCCTACACCATGTCCGAGGCCGCCGCCTCGATGCGCACCGCCACGCTCAGCGCCGAAGACATCACCACCACCGTCGAGGACGCCGTGGAAGCCGCCTGCCGGACCCTGCTCGCCGAGGGGGGCGAGCACGTGATCCTGCTGACGGGGACGCAGGTGGACGTCGAGAAGCTCGACGAGGCCCTGCGTGTCGACGTCATGGCGTACCCGGCCGACGGGCTGGGCCATCTGGTGGAGATCGGGGTCGAGTAG